In Mercurialis annua linkage group LG6, ddMerAnnu1.2, whole genome shotgun sequence, the following are encoded in one genomic region:
- the LOC126687427 gene encoding uncharacterized protein LOC126687427 produces MGKNQAYKAMQRARLGSSSAGPEEVEDGMVDGSFHSPAWHAARLASLNTSHTVTWEEFKKKQKEDELKKGALEADTDRMMREYRAQLDAERSRKLAHGRNHSSSKSNHKKDRKEKDSKKHGSRKRKHSKRRSSDSSSSSSSSESSSSDEEERESRRSKSRSKKRKKEKKHRSRSKNPGSDAEEADGPVPLSRFFGSVKT; encoded by the exons ATGGGGAAAAATCAAGCTTACAAAGCTATGCAAAGAGCGAGACTTGGCTCTAGCTCTGCAGGCCCAGAAGAGGTCGAAGATGGCATG GTGGATGGTTCTTTTCATTCACCAGCTTGGCATGCTGCTCGTTTGGCCAGCCTTAATACTTCTCACACAGTCACATGGGAAGAGTTTAAGAAGAAGCAAAAG GAAGATGAACTTAAAAAGGGTGCACTGGAAGCTGATACAGATAGAATGATGAGAGAGTACAGAGCTCAACTTGATGCTGAAAGGTCCCGGAAACTCGCCCATGGAAGAAACCATTCTAGTAGCAAATCTAATCATAAGAAGG atagaaaggaaaaagattCAAAGAAGCATGGCAGTAGAAAGAGAAAG CATTCAAAGCGGAGATCTTCAGATTCCAGCTCATCAAGTTCATCCTCAGAATCTTCAAGCAGCGACGAGGAGGAAAGAGAATCTAGAAGATCAAAGTCGAGATCTaagaaaagaaagaaggaaAAGAAGCACAGGTCAAGATCCAAGAACCCGGGCAGTGATGCTGAAGAGGCTGATGGTCCAGTGCCACTCTCAAGATTCTTTGGGAGCGTGAAGACCTAA